ATCCGGACCGCTTTGCGGCACAGATGCAGTGGTTGAATGAGCATGCAAGAGTAATCAGTCTGGAAGAGGCGGTCGAGGAACTGTCCACCGGGGTGCGGAAGCCCGGTGTCGTGGTCACATTTGACGACGGCTACCGTGACAATCTCGAATATGCCCTGCCTGTCCTGACGCGCCTGGCGATTCCGGCGACGATCTTCATTACGACGCAATTCTGTGACGGCACATTGGTTCATCCGCGCTATCGTGACGAGCGAGAGCGGGTGCATCTCAACTGGGCGGAGGTGAAAGAAATGGAGAAGCACCCGGAGATTGCGATTGGTTCGCACACGTGTTCGCACCCGCATCTTCAAAGACTGGACGATGGAACCGCGCGGCGAGAGATCGCCGAGAGCCGGCGGCAGATCAGTTCCCGTATCGGAAAGCCCGTGAGCCTGTTCTGCTATCCGTCCGGTGACTACGGGGAGCGCGAGTTGGAATATGTGAGAGATGCGGGATACCGCGCTGCGGTTACTGTCTCACCGGGGAGGAATCGCGAGACGACAGATCCGTATGCATTGCGTCGGACGGAGATTTCCGACAAGGATTCCATAGCGCAGCTGCAGAAGAAGCTCGACGGGGCCTACGACCCGATCCACCAGATTCTGGATCACCGCCGCCGCCGCCGCTTTGCGCAACTGGCCCGGCATGCCACGGAAAACCGGGAGGCGCGAAGCTGATGCGACTGCTTTACCTGATGACGGAACCCTTTGGCGTTGGGGGCGTACAGTCAGATATCCTTGCGTTGTCGGAGGATCTGACTGCACGTGGGCATGAGATTTATGTGGCCTCGACGCCTGGCGTGCTTCTGGATGAATTGAAATCGCGTGGTGCCCGTTTCATCGACCTCGACTTCCGATACAGCGGTCCGGCGGGGATCTGGCGTGCGGGGGCGAAGTTGCGGCAGATCATTCGCGAACACGAGATCGAAGTGTTAGCGCCGCAGTCGGTCCGGACGACGATTGCGGCGTGGGCGAGCCTTCGTCTTTTCCCATTCTCCTACAGGATCGGAGGTCGTCGACTGCCGATCGTGACGACCATCCACAATATCCACAATCCGATTCATTTCCGCTATGCCGGCCTGATTCTCAATCGTTGTGCGGATTTCGTGATCTTCGAGTCGCACTACGAGCGAAACCGCTGCATGGCAAGTGGATTG
This genomic interval from Acidiferrobacteraceae bacterium contains the following:
- a CDS encoding polysaccharide deacetylase family protein, which translates into the protein MMRELLSGILYPLTRVVERVSPGIRILMYHRVYPMESYDQLVVHPDRFAAQMQWLNEHARVISLEEAVEELSTGVRKPGVVVTFDDGYRDNLEYALPVLTRLAIPATIFITTQFCDGTLVHPRYRDERERVHLNWAEVKEMEKHPEIAIGSHTCSHPHLQRLDDGTARREIAESRRQISSRIGKPVSLFCYPSGDYGERELEYVRDAGYRAAVTVSPGRNRETTDPYALRRTEISDKDSIAQLQKKLDGAYDPIHQILDHRRRRRFAQLARHATENREARS